The Papio anubis isolate 15944 chromosome 1, Panubis1.0, whole genome shotgun sequence genome window below encodes:
- the LCE6A gene encoding late cornified envelope protein 6A, giving the protein MSQQKQQSWKPPNVAKCSPPQRSNSRLAPCSTPCGAPHSEGCHSSSQRPEVQKPRRARRKPHCLSGGTTYHCKEEECEGD; this is encoded by the coding sequence ATGTCACAGCAGAAGCAGCAATCTTGGAAGCCTCCAAATGTTGCCAAATGCTCCCCTCCCCAAAGATCAAACTCCCGCCTGGCTCCCTGCTCGACTCCTTGTGGTGCTCCCCATTCAGAAGGCTGTCATTCCAGTTCCCAAAGGCCTGAGGTTCAGAAGCCCAGGAGGGCTCGTCGAAAGCCACACTGCCTAAGTGGGGGCACAACCTACCACTGCAAAGAGGAAGAGTGTGAAGGTGACTGA
- the LOC110740915 gene encoding glutenin, low molecular weight subunit-like: MERMIDLDISQFPVRDFPHPRPTCSWDGVQRHLQVQSPLQQQPPECWPLPPPQQLEPPEGWLQQSERWGLWQWDLRRLWWLRQQPPPPELQQPPELEPQQPPELEPQQPPELEPQQPPELTLQQEETGGHLGGHFGGHLGLGHLGVHLGGGWHCCWLCWQDISAVGVQELKESQIAS; encoded by the exons ATGGAGCGGATGATTGATCTGGATATTTCACAATTCCCAGTGCGAGACTTTCCCCACCCAAGACCTACATGTAGCTGGGATGGGGTTCAAAGGCATCTGCAG GTGCAGAGTCCACTTCAGCAGCAGCCTCCAGAGTGCTGGCCACTGCCCCCTCCACAGCAGCTGGAGCCCCCTGAGGGCTGGCTGCAGCAGTCAGAGCGCTGGGGTCTGTGGCAGTGGGACCTGCGGCGCCTGTGGTGGCTCAGACAGCAGCCGCCACCCCCAGAGCTGCAGCAGCCCCCAGAGCTGGAACCACAGCAGCCCCCAGAGCTGGAGCCACAGCAGCCCCCAGAGCTGGAGCCACAGCAGCCTCCGGAGCTGACACTGCAGCAGGAAGAGACTGGAGGGCACTTAGGGGGACACTTTGGGGGACACTTAGGGCTGGGGCACTTGGGGGTGCACTTGGGAGGGGGCTGGCACTGCTGCTGGCTCTGCTGGCAGGACATTTCGGCGGTGGGTGTTCAGGAGCTGAAAGAGAGTCAAATAGCAAGTTAG